tttaatcATTATGTAAAAAACAAGTGAATCTACTTTgatattttcttctaaattaaaCCACACAATTAAAGATAGTAAGTCACATTCCTAACATTAGAAGGCATAAAAGCTaagatcataagaacaacaaGAATGAAAATTGGGactaacaacaacataaaagGTGGTGGTGGCAATGGTGGAAGCATCAATGGCAAAAGTAACAAAGATGCTGTAAGACCAAGTAACAAAATAATTGACTCTAAGCTAAAATAACTCATTGACAACATTTTTTTGCCATGTCCTTGTGTAAATGATCTCTTATACTCCATCTTATTGCCTTCCATAATGTTGTTGAAATATTGTTGATGttcctccaaattaataaaccctTTTGATGATCTCAATTTTGCCTCTGATGATTCCATGTCCATGTTCATTACTAGTCGTATGCTCTTACTCAGAAGCCTCGAGTTTCAACTTCGAACCAATCTTGAAACTTAGAGAAGGATATGAGTTTTTCAACCAATCTTGAAATTTCCGCAGTGAGGTTTTGAATTCGAGACCTGAATATGAAGTCGTTCTGAAGAGTACTAGAGCACTTTTTTATGTAGATATCAGACACCGAATGAATactgaacttgaaaatgtgccAATCTtgaacaagtttttttttttgtgaaatcaCAAATCAGTAGATAGTATGAGTTAAATAGAGAAAATGAAGATTTCTATATGTTGTTTTCACTAAAGGGTATAATTTAAAGGGAAAAAGTGAAATGATTTTGGAATGATGTAAGAGCAAGAGTTGTGGGAATCTAGCCTTTTCCttgatttaaataaaatgttgaTTTTTGACACTGATGTTTATTGGTTTTAGGGGGATTGTATTGTTTTTTGACATTGATATTTCTTGGTTTTTGGGGGATTATGGGATAATAGCCTTTggtttttgagattttgatggATCTATAGTGGTTACAAAGTATCTTTGGAGAATATATTTTGCTAGTTTGGTTtctcatataatatatatacagtAGGTTTAGTACTCCGTCTGTCTCTATTTATATAACTCATTCTTTTAAGTTTATCTCAAAAGAAATACTTTTCCAGCTTATTCATGTGATATCGTTTGATTTGCCATGaactttaaattataaatttcaaaaaggaattCCATTTTTATATTCGagatcaaattaaattatgtcagataaattaaaacgaaaaaatATTAAGGATGGAAGAGGGGGGGATTATGGGGTTAAAGGGGGGGGGGTAGGGGGTGTGTTTGGAATTAGGGTGGATTCAATGAATTAAGTAATGAAGTGGGGCAAGATGATTTGCATGTTGATTGTTTTTGGTAAAACAAGAGATTATCACACTATCCAAGGTTCTTCACCCCTAGACAACATTGTCTCTTACCCCCTTCCCCCACACTTTCCACTTGTCCCTCTTGCcatcattcttttttataattaagaaaaaaaatcacttttttttattttaaatatttatttcaaataatttatttatttatctcaaATTATCAGTTGCGAtttgtaaataaatttatagATTTGAAAAATCGAGATTTCTGACCAAGAATGAAGATAAGAAGATGTCACATATCTCAAACCATCTCACCTAACCTATTGGTAATaacattttgatcattttttttaaccaTTCGATATTCAAAAGCAGTTATCACATCAATTACTTAATAGCTTGTTCGATAAAGCTTcaaaa
This portion of the Solanum pennellii chromosome 12, SPENNV200 genome encodes:
- the LOC107005768 gene encoding protein AUXIN-REGULATED GENE INVOLVED IN ORGAN SIZE-like; the encoded protein is MNMDMESSEAKLRSSKGFINLEEHQQYFNNIMEGNKMEYKRSFTQGHGKKMLSMSYFSLESIILLLGLTASLLLLPLMLPPLPPPPFMLLLVPIFILVVLMILAFMPSNVRNVTYYL